One region of Triticum aestivum cultivar Chinese Spring chromosome 6B, IWGSC CS RefSeq v2.1, whole genome shotgun sequence genomic DNA includes:
- the LOC123134928 gene encoding probable LRR receptor-like serine/threonine-protein kinase At3g47570, with translation MACALVLAILVSSVLHPLSLTTLADESDNNRDALLCLKSRLSITTWNTTSPDFCTWCGVSCTGKPQLPLVVALDMEAQGLTGEIPLCMSNLTSLVRIHLPNNQLSGHLPPEIGRLSGLRYLNLSSNALSGEIPESLSLCSSLDVLALSNNSVGGVIPPLLGTLHNLSSLDLSSNKLSGEIPPLLGSSPALESVSLANNFLEGEIPLFLANCSSLRYLSLQNNSLSGAIPAALFNSSTITEIHVSMNNLSGSIPPFTNFPSKLNYLDLTGNSLTGTVPPSVGNLTRLAGLLIAQNQLQGNIPDLSKLSGLQFLDLSYNNLSGIVPPSIYSLPLLSFLGLANNNLRGTLPSDMGNTLSNINSLIMSNNHFEGDIPASLANASSMEFLYLGNNLLSGVVPSFSSMTNLQVLMLYSNQLEAGDWTFFSSLANCTQLLKVNLGGNKLHGNLPPGSVATLPKSMVNLILRSNYISGTIPLEIGNLSKTSLLYLDNNIFTGPIPSILGQLSKLVVLSLSRNKFSGEIPSSIGNLNQLTELYLQENELIGSIPTSLAGCQKLVALNLSSNGLNGSINGRVFSKLNQLSWLLDLSHNQFTDSIPLEIGSLINLGSLNLSHNKLRGKIPSALGACIRLEALNLDRNLLEGSIPESLASLKGVKALDFSQNNLSGTIPEFLETFTSLQYLNMSFNNFEGPVPIGGAFANTSSVSVQGNALLCSNVQVNDLPRCSTSASQRKRKFIVPLLAALLAVVALALILGLVFLVFHILRKKKRRRSSQSIDHTYAEFKRLTYNDVSKATNGFSPTNIVGSGQFGIVYKGQLDGKDSLVAVKVFKLNQYGALDSFIAECKALRNIRHRNLVSVITACSTYDLMGNEFKALVFEYMANGSLENRLHAKIQKNADLSLGTVICIAVDIASALEYLHNQCIPPVVHCDLKPSNILFDDEDTAYVCDFGLARLIHGYSSEAQSNSTSISGPRGTIGYIAPEYGMGSQISTEGDVYSYGIILLEMLTGKRPTDEAFSDGLTLQKYVDASLSEIEHILHPSLMPKTGDQHTVTPKIEEYKPTTVMHICALQLLKLGLLCSVESPKDRPSMHEIYSEVMAVKEAFFSVNS, from the exons ATGGCTTGTGCATTAGTGTTAGCCATCCTTGTCTCATCGGTTTTGCATCCTTTGTCTTTGACAACATTAGCTGATGAATCCGACAACAACCGAGACGCTCTGCTCTGCCTCAAGTCTCGCCTCTCCATCACCACATGGAACACCACCTCGCCAGATTTCTGCACTTGGTGCGGCGTCTCGTGCACAGGGAAGCCACAACTACCCCTGGTGGTGGCCTTGGACATGGAGGCACAGGGCCTCACCGGCGAAATCCCGCTCTGCATGTCCAACCTCACGTCGCTGGTGAGAATCCACTTGCCGAACAACCAGCTCTCTGGCCATCTCCCACCAGAGATTGGCCGGCTCTCTGGACTCCGGTACCTCAACCTCAGCTCCAACGCGCTCAGCGGCGAGATCCCGGAATCGCTGTCCTTATGCTCTAGCCTTGATGTCTTGGCGCTGAGCAACAACTCTGTTGGAGGTGTGATCCCACCTCTACTCGGTACGCTTCACAACCTATCCTCTCTAGACTTGTCCAGCAATAAACTTTCTGGTGAGATTCCACCTCTACTCGGGAGCTCACCGGCTCTGGAGTCTGTCAGTCTCGCCAACAACTTTCTCGAGGGAGAAATCCCGCTGTTTTTGGCAAATTGTTCCTCCCTTCGCTACCTTTCTTTACAAAACAACAGTCTTTCTGGGGCCATACCGGCAGCTCTTTTCAACAGCTCAACCATCACAGAGATACATGTTTCGATGAACAATCTTTCTGGATCAATTCCACCTTTCACAAACTTCCCTTCAAAGCTCAACTACCTCGATTTAACAGGGAATAGCCTAACCGGAACTGTGCCGCCCTCAGTAGGAAATCTCACACGGCTTGCTGGTCTGTTAATTGCGCAAAACCAGTTGCAGGGAAACATCCCAGATTTATCCAAGCTATCAGGCCTGCAATTCCTTGACCTCTCATACAACAATCTATCAGGGATAGTGCCACCGTCCATTTACAGTTTACCTTTGCTGAGCTTTCTTGGGTTGGCCAACAATAATCTTCGAGGAACACTTCCTTCCGATATGGGGAACACTCTTTCTAACATAAATTCATTGATTATGTCTAATAATCATTTTGAGGGTGATATCCCTGCATCGCTAGCCAATGCCTCCAGCATGGAGTTCCTATATCTCGGCAACAATTTGCTGAGTGGGGTGGTTCCTTCCTTCAGCTCCATGACGAATTTGCAGGTCCTAATGCTGTACTCAAACCAGCTAGAAGCTGGAGACTGGACATTCTTCTCGTCCTTGGCAAACTGTACACAGCTGCTAAAGGTGAACTTGGGCGGAAACAAACTACATGGCAATTTGCCGCCTGGTTCTGTAGCAACCCTGCCCAAAAGTATGGTTAACTTGATTCTACGGTCAAACTACATATCTGGAACTATTCCCTTGGAGATTGGGAACCTGTCTAAAACTTCCCTACTTTATCTTGATAACAATATTTTCACAGGGCCTATACCTTCTATTCTTGGCCAGCTAAGCAAACTGGTTGTTCTTAGCCTATCACGGAACAAGTTCTCAGGAGAAATTCCATCTTCCATTGGTAACTTGAATCAGTTGACAGAActttatttacaagaaaatgaATTAATTGGAAGCATACCTACAAGTTTAGCTGGCTGCCAGAAATTGGTGGCGCTAAACCTTTCCAGCAATGGCCTCAACGGAAGTATCAATGGGCGCGTGTTTAGCAAGTTAAATCAACTGAGTTGGTTACTTGACCTGTCACATAACCAGTTCACAGACTCCATACCTCTAGAAATTGGTAGCTTGATAAACCTTGGCTCCTTGAACCTTTCGCACAACAAACTCAGAGGCAAAATCCCATCCGCACTTGGTGCATGTATCCGGTTGGAAGCACTGAACTTAGACAGGAACCTCCTAGAAGGAAGCATTCCAGAATCATTGGCAAGCCTCAAGGGTGTCAAAGCATTAGATTTCTCCCAAAACAATTTATCCGGTACAATACCAGAATTCCTTGAGACGTTTACTTCGCTGCAATACCTAAATATGTCCTTCAATAACTTTGAGGGGCCAGTTCCGATAGGTGGAGCCTTTGCTAACACAAGTAGTGTTTCTGTCCAAGGAAATGCACTTCTTTGTTCAAATGTTCAAGTCAACGATTTGCCCAGGTGCTCCACCTCGGCATCTCAGAGAAAGCGCAAGTTCATTGTTCCATTGTTGGCAGCCCTGCTAGCTGTTGTTGCATTGGCCTTGATCTTAGGGCTGGTTTTCCTGGTTTTCCATATTTTGAGAAAGAAGAAGAGGCGGAGGTCAAGTCAGTCCATTGACCACACATATGCGGAGTTTAAAAGGCTAACATATAATGATGTAAGCAAAGCAACGAATGGCTTTTCTCCAACCAATATAGTTGGTTCTGGGCAATTCGGGATAGTGTATAAAGGTCAGTTGGACGGAAAAGATAGCTTGGTGGCTGTTAAAGTGTTCAAACTTAATCAGTATGGTGCATTGGATAGCTTTATTGCTGAGTGCAAAGCTTTGCGGAACATCCGGCACCGAAATCTCGTGAGTGTCATAACTGCATGCTCAACTTACGATCTGATGGGGAATGAGTTCAAAGCTCTGGTATTTGAATATATGGCAAATGGTAGCCTTGAAAATCGACTTCATGCTAAGATCCAGAAGAATGCTGATTTGAGTTTGGGGACAGTGATATGCATAGCAGTTGACATTGCGTCTGCTCTGGAATACCTTCATAACCAATGCATCCCACCAGTGGTGCACTGTGATTTGAAGCCAAGCAATATACTGTTTGATGATGAAGATACTGCGTATGTCTGTGATTTTGGGCTAGCAAGGTTAATTCATGGTTATTCATCTGAAGCTCAGAGCAACTCAACAAGCATATCTGGACCAAGGGGAACTATTGGATACATTGCTCCTG AGTATGGCATGGGCAGTCAAATCTCAACTGAGGGCGATGTCTACAGTTACGGCATCATACTTCTAGAAATGCTAACGGGGAAAAGACCTACTGATGAAGCCTTCAGTGATGGCCTTACACTCCAGAAGTATGTGGATGCATCACTTTCAGAGATTGAACACATTCTTCACCCCAGCCTTATGCCAAAAACTGGAGATCAGCATACTGTTACCCCCAAAATAGAAGAATACAAGCCAACTACAGTGATGCATATCTGCGCTCTGCAACTCCTTAAACTTGGGCTGTTATGCTCCGTCGAGTCACCAAAAGATCGCCCAAGCATGCATGAAATTTACAGCGAAGTAATGGCTGTAAAAGAAGCATTTTTCTCTGTGAACAGCTGA
- the LOC123134931 gene encoding protein SRG1 encodes MASYDQQFKVLEVPPIVQELVGAGVQEPPSQYVLPEQDRPAAAVTEMPEPIPIIDLSRLSAGSAEEFDKLRSALENWDLFLAVGHGMEPSFLAEAMKVTREFFNLPLEEKQKYSNIVDGEKLGMDGYGNDMVVKENQVLDWNDRLNLLVEPESLRTYRLWPTQPPSFRDILSEYTVKCKAAANLVFRNMAKILNLQEEHLVNMIGENSITQAIFNYYPQCPRPDHVLGLKAHTDGSIITVNFADAEGLQLQKNGIWYNVPIVPNALVMNVGDIMEILSNGFFKSLVHRVVTNAEKERLSLVLVYTLELETELAPVSELVDDKRPARYMKIKLNDYMEKYHDTYATGTLAIDGVKI; translated from the exons ATGGCTTCTTATGACCAACAGTTCAAGGTTCTCGAGGTACCTCCGATCGTGCAAGAGCTGGTGGGCGCCGGCGTGCAGGAGCCACCGAGCCAGTACGTGCTTCCTGAGCAAGACCGTCCCGCTGCGGCGGTCACCGAGATGCCCGAGCCCATCCCCATCATCGACCTCAGCCGGCTGTCTGCCGGCAGCGCCGAGGAGTTCGACAAGCTGCGGTCCGCCTTGGAGAACTGGGACCTCTTCCTG GCTGTTGGACATGGAATGGAGCCTAGCTTTCTTGCCGAGGCGATGAAGGTTACGAGAGAGTTCTTCAACCTCCCGCTGGAAGAGAAACAGAAGTACTCAAACATTGTCGACGGAGAGAAGCTGGGCATGGATGGATACGGTAACGACATGGTCGTAAAAGAGAATCAAGTCCTTGACTGGAACGACCGGCTCAATCTCCTAGTGGAACCCGAGTCCCTAAGAACCTACAGACTGTGGCCAACACAACCCCCTTCTTTCAG AGACATCCTGTCTGAGTACACGGTCAAGTGCAAAGCGGCGGCTAACCTTGTCTTTCGAAACATGGCCAAGATACTCAATTTACAAGAGGAACACCTGGTAAACATGATCGGCGAGAACTCCATCACCCAAGCTATATTCAACTACTATCCTCAGTGTCCAAGGCCGGACCATGTCTTGGGCCTCAAGGCCCATACCGACGGCTCCATAATCACAGTCAACTTCGCCGATGCTGAGGGGCTCCAGCTTCAGAAAAACGGCATCTGGTACAACGTGCCCATCGTTCCAAATGCATTGGTTATGAACGTAGGAGATATAATGGAG ATTTTGAGCAATGGGTTCTTCAAGAGCCTGGTGCATAGGGTTGTGACCAACGCGGAGAAAGAGCGCTTGTCGTTGGTGCTGGTCTATACATTGGAGCTCGAGACAGAGCTTGCGCCGGTGTCAGAGCTGGTGGATGACAAGAGACCTGCGCGATACATGAAGATCAAGCTCAACGACTACATGGAAAAATATCATGACACTTATGCCACAGGGACACTAGCCATCGACGGCGTGAAGATCTGA
- the LOC123134930 gene encoding uncharacterized protein: protein MGITRAHIVKNDSLEDRLGDYVGGKPRRASLGAASKHSSRLVAALTCLQLAFAIYATFLLYYMSPAVDLRAKPDFAWATRIAQRWKQTIMSDGGGDPLLSPLQVCEHESIEFEQKKSTDALMIRLKRELYDDVLAFQRRSFAAETLPELLRMRSRWPSSPPSDEAGRPRVTVILNHFKRRTLCAQLDTLRRQTLPFHRAWVLAFGSPNEASLRRIVESYNDSRVSFVASGYDFKYYGRFQMALQAESDFVYVLDDDMIPGTRMLEILCHVAGTDKYRNAVLGSIGRILPFRAKDFTFPSYRKFRSREAGLYLPDPAYDITVDRIVQVDFLSSSWFLATELVKTLFIETPFTFMTGEDLHLSYQLQKYMGAGSFVLPVDPKDKETWGDSEHRLAYVSETTVIFKDIVTVRDEQWWRALTSGYVTQWAAMNPQKVDALFYAHSLGEVRALAPLLEKFRTTAGRKAYLVVSGGGHCPCEEAAAVLKWPKVVCKERRFKVFDLALGALSGPSHSEVPVLQAVYSSMRGLVRMHNPSVIFAVADVDGKVKDALRMAAEAAVNQTALVLLPRKTIPKVLWMATLRPASLPNWNKMRISVNIITQTRAGSLGRLLSSLKNAYYLGDEVPISFNMDSKVDAATLNTVNAFAWPHGGKTLRRRIIQGGLIRAVSESWYPASDDDYGLLLEDDIEVSPYYYLWVKYALLAYRYDPTVSLPELSSISLYTPRLVEVTKERPRWNATAFFGATKHGANTPYLHQLPCSWGAVFFPKHWREFYAYMAARFTEDAKTNPVQIPRSRTNGWQASWKKFLIDMMYLRGYVSLYPNFPNQTSFSTNHMEPGAHISAKDNKLKHDKGDFEVPLVADDFAPLLPAGKMPPASKLPVLNLFNQPVSIKGLKAAGAKLRQDVLSCVATQLVSVDHVTGLPKNCTAF, encoded by the exons atggggatcacccgcgCGCACATCGTCAAAAACGACTCCCTGGAGGACAGGCTGGGCGACTACGTCGGCGGCAAGCCCAGGCGCGCCTCGTTGGGGGCGGCGTCGAAGCACTCGTCGCGCCTCGTGGCGGCGCTCACCTGCCTCCAGCTCGCCTTCGCCATCTACGCCACCTTCCTGCTCTACTACATGAGCCCCGCCGTGGACCTCCGCGCCAAGCCCGACTTCGCCTGGGCCACCCGCATCGCGCAGCGCTGGAAGCAGACCATCAtgtccgacggcggcggcgacccgcTGTTGTCGCCGCTCCAGGTGTGCGAGCACGAGAGCATCGAGTTCGAGCAGAAGAAGTCCACCGACGCGCTCATGATCCGCCTCAAGCGCGAGCTCTACGACGACGTGCTCGCCTTCCAGCGCCGCTCCTTCGCCGCCGAGACGCTCCCCGAGCTCCTCCGCATGCGCTCCCGCTggccctcgtcgccgccgtccgacGAGGCGGGCCGGCCGCGGGTCACCGTCATCCTCAACCACTTCAAGCGCCGCACGCTGTGCGCGCAGCTCGACACGCTGCGGCGGCAGACGCTGCCGTTCCACCGCGCCTGGGTGCTCGCCTTCGGGAGCCCCAACGAGGCCTCGCTCCGGCGCATCGTCGAGAGCTACAACGACTCCCGCGTCAGCTTCGTCGCCTCCGGCTACGACTTCAAGTACTACGGCCGCTTCCAGATGGCGCTGCAGGCCGAGTCCGACTTCGTCTACGTCCTCGACGACGACATGATCCCCGGCACCCGCATGCTCGAGATCCTCTGCCACGTCGCCGGCACCGACAAGTACCGCAACGCCGTGCTCGGCAGCATCGGCCGCATCCTCCCCTTCCGGGCCAAGGACTTCACCTTCCCGAGCTACCGCAAGTTCCGCTCCCGGGAGGCCGGCCTCTACCTCCCCGACCCGGCCTACGACATCACCGTCGACCGCATCGTGCAGGTTGACTTCCTCTCCAGCTCATGGTTCCTCGCCACGGAGCTCGTCAAGACGCTCTTCATCGAGACGCCCTTCACCTTCATGACCGGCGAGGACCTCCACCTCAGCTACCAGCTGCAGAAGTACATGGGCGCCGGCTCCTTCGTGCTCCCCGTCGACCCCAAAGACAAGGAGACGTGGGGGGACAGCGAGCACCGTCTGGCCTACGTCTCCGAGACGACGGTCATCTTTAAGGACATCGTGACCGTGCGGGACGAGCAGTGGTGGCGCGCGCTCACCTCCGGCTACGTCACCCAGTGGGCGGCCATGAACCCGCAGAAGGTGGACGCGCTCTTCTACGCGCACTCCCTCGGCGAGGTCAGGGCGCTGGCGCCGCTGCTCGAGAAGTTCCGCACCACCGCCGGCCGGAAGGCGTACCTCGTCGTGTCCGGAGGCGGGCACTGCCCCTGCGAGGAGGCCGCGGCCGTGCTCAAGTGGCCCAAGGTGGTGTGCAAGGAGCGGCGGTTCAAGGTGTTCGACTTGGCCCTCGGTGCGCTCTCCGGCCCGTCCCATTCCGAGGTGCCCGTGCTGCAGGCCGTCTACTCCAGCATGCGCGGCCTCGTCCGGATGCACAACCCCAGCGTCATCTTCGCCGTGGCCGACGTCGACGGTAAGGTCAAGGACGCGCTCCGCATGGCCGCCGAAGCCGCCGTCAACCAAACCGCACTCGTCCTCCTCCCCAGAAAGACCATCCCCAAGGTGCTCTGGATGGCCACCCTCCGCCCTGCCTCACTCCCAA ACTGGAACAAGATGAGGATTTCGGTGAACATCATCACGCAGACGCGCGCGGGGTCCCTGGGGCGGCTGCTGAGCTCGCTGAAGAACGCCTACTACCTCGGCGACGAGGTGCCCATCAGCTTCAACATGGACAGCAAGGTGGACGCTGCGACGCTCAACACGGTGAACGCCTTCGCCTGGCCGCACGGTGGCAAGACGCTACGCCGCCGCATCATCCAGGGCGGCCTCATCCGCGCCGTCAGCGAGAGCTGGTACCCGGCCTCCGACGACGACTACGGCCTCCTCCTCGAGGACGACATCGAGGTGTCCCCCTACTACTACCTCTGGGTCAAGTACGCGCTGCTCGCCTACCGCTACGACCCCACCGTCTCCCTCCCGGagctctcctccatctccctctacACGCCCCGCCTCGTCGAGGTCACCAAGGAGCGGCCGCGCTGGAACGCCACCGCCTTCTTCGGCGCCACCAAGCACGGCGCCAACACCCCCTACCTCCACCAGCTCCCCTGCAGCTGGGGCGCCGTCTTCTTCCCCAAGCACTGGCGCGAGTTCTACGCCTACATGGCCGCGCGCTTCACCGAGGACGCCAAGACCAACCCCGTGCAGATCCCGAGGTCGCGCACCAACGGCTGGCAGGCGTCCTGGAAGAAGTTCCTCATCGACATGATGTACCTGCGCGGCTACGTCAGCCTCTACCCCAACTTCCCCAACCAGACCAGCTTCTCCACCAACCACATGGAGCCCGGCGCCCACATCAGCGCCAAGGACAACAAGCTCAAGCACGACAAGGGCGACTTCGAGGTCCCGCTCGTCGCCGACGACTTCGCGCCGCTGCTGCCGGCCGGCAAGATGCCGCCCGCGTCCAAGCTGCCCGTGCTCAACCTCTTCAACCAGCCCGTGTCCATCAAGGGGCTCAAGGCCGCCGGGGCCAAGCTCCGGCAGGACGTCCTCAGCTGCGTCGCCACCCAGCTCGTCTCCGTTGACCACGTCACCGGCTTGCCCAAAAACTGCACCGCCTTCTGA